The Vagococcus penaei genome includes the window TTTCACAAATGGGTTTTACTGATGGTCTTACTTTCATGATTATACCTCCTTGATTTTACGGAGTACAATTATTTAAAGCGATAAGTAATACGGCCACGAGTTAAATCGTATGGAGATAACTCAACAGTCACCTTGTCTCCTGGTAAAATACGAATGTAATGCATTCTAATTTTACCTGAAACATGTGCCAAAATGACATGTCCATTTTCCAATTCAACTTTAAACATTGCATTCGGCAAAGTTTCGACGACTGTACCTTCTATTTCGATCATTTCTTCTTTCGCCACAACTAGTACCTCCTTATTACATTGTTTTGCATCAATAATGCTGACAAACGGAACAATAGAACTAATTTTTCTTTCCAACCCGACTATTATAACATAAGTCATTAGATATAGAAAGTTGACTGTAAGATTTTAACATAGTTCCAATCATCCAGTCAAGAAAATTAAGTTCCACATCAATAGTTAGATAACTAGAATGACTTAGTTGTTAGAATCGATAAGTTGTTTAATATCAACAAACACATCTTGAATATCACGATTACCGTCAATAGCGTGTAACACACCTTGGTTTTCGTAGTAATCTAAAATTGGTTTAGTATTTTTAATGTTAACAGCTAAACGGTTTTTAACTGTCTCTGGCTTATCATCTTCGCGTTGGTAAAAATCATGTCCACCACAACGATCACAAGTTCCATCCACTTTTGGTGGGTTATAAACTTTATGATACGTAGCGCCACAAGTACGACAGATAAAACGACCAGCTAAACGTTCAATTAGAACTTCTTCTTCGACATGAATATTTAGTACATCATCAATCTTTTTGCCTAATCCATCTAAAATTTTATCTAATTCTTCTGCTTGAGCCAGTGTACGTGGAAATCCGTCTAATAAAAATCCTTTTTCCGTATCAGCTTGTGCTAAACGATCTCTAACAATCCCATTAGTCACTTCATCAGGAACTAATTCACCATTATCAATAAAAGCTTTTGCTTTTACGCCTAAAGGTGTTTCGTTCTTCATAGCATCACGGAACATATCTCCAGTCGAAATATGTGGAATTCCATAAGTGTCAATAATTCTTTCAGCTTGTGTTCCTTTTCCTGCTCCTGGCAACCCCATTAAAATGAGATTCATACGTCTTCCTCCTTAAGTTCGAGAAAAGTGCTGAGGCACAAACCTCAACACACCACTCTTACTCTCTGATAAAACCAGTGTACTGACGTTTTAACAGTAATCCTTCTAGCTGCTTGTTTGTATCAAGAGCCACACTGATAACAATCAGTAAACTAGTACCACCAAGACCGATTGAAGGAGGTAAATCCCACAAATTGCCGGCAATAATAGGAAGAATTGCTACTAAACCTAAGAAAATTGAACCAACTGTACTTAACTTCATAAGAAGTTTAGAAATGAAGGTTTCGGTTTCTTTACCAGGTCGTACACTTGGAATATAACTTCCTTGCTTTTGTAAGTTCTCAGCAACTTTCTCAGGATTAACCTGAACAAAGGCATAGAAGAATGTAAAAGCAATAATCAGAATCGTATAGACTATCCCGCCTGGAATAGTTGTATAATTAAAAATTTGCGTAAGCACTTCATACCAGCCTTCGCCGCTATAAGAACGTTCTAAAGGTGTCAAGAAGGCTTGCGGTGTTGCAATTAACGAACTAGCAAAGATTACTGGAATAACTCCAGCCGCATTCACTTTTAATGGTAAATAACTACTTTGCGGTGCGCCTGCAACGCGTTTTGTATATTGAATAGGGATTTTGCGTTCAGCTTGTTGAACGTAAGTTACTAAGGTTACCACAACTAAAACCGCGATAACTAATGCAACAAACAAAGCAATCGACTGAGCTAAATGTCCAGACTCAACATTTACAAATAATGCCTCATAAATTTCTCTAACGTTGCTTGGGAACCGTGCAATGATACCCGCGAAGATAATCATTGAGACCCCATTACCAATACCGTATTCAGATATTTGTTCACCCATCCAGGTAACAAACATTGTACCAGCTGTTAGAATGACTCCAATTGTGACATACGTCCCAACAGTTGGAGATTTAACTAAACCTGCTCCAGTAAAGTAGTTAAATCCAGCCGTAATAGCAATAGACTGGAAAAAACCTAATACTAGAGTCAAATACCGGGTCCATTGGTTCAGCTTACGCCGACCAACTTCACCTTGCTTTGACCACTCAACAAATTTAGGAACAATATCCATTTGCAATAACTGGATAATGATTGATGCGGTAATATAAGGGGAAACTCCCATTGCAAAGATAGAAAAGTTTTCCATTGCATTACCACTTACTGTATTAAACATAGCTACAAGAGCTAAATTATTTAATTCAAGCACTGCTTTTGCATCAACGCCTGGGACAGTAATATGGGCTCCTACTCTAAACGCGAAGAGAATGAATAGCGTAAAAAATATCTTATTACGGATATTTTTTACCTTAAACGAATCCTTCAACAGTTTAAACATTAGATCACCTCAATTGATCCACCAGCTGCTTCAATTGCAGATTGAGCTGATTTAGAGAATTTAGCTGCTTTAACAGATAATTTTTTAGATAATTCGCCATTACCTAAAACTTTGATTCCTGCTTTAGCATCTTTTACAATCCCTGCTTCAATTAAAGTAGTTGGTGTAACTTCTGCACCATCTTCAAAACGATTTAATACATCAATATTAACAACAGCGTAATCTTTACGGTTGATATTAGTAAATCCACGTTTTGGTAAACGACGGAATAAAGGTGTTTGACCCCCTTCAAATCCTAGACGTACTTTACCACCTGAACGTGATTTTTGACCTTTTTGACCACGACCTGATGTTTTACCATTTCCAGATGATGATCCACGACCTACACGATTACGTACATGTCTTGATCCCTCTGCCGGATGTAACTCATGAAGTTTCATTAACTCGGCACCTCCTTAAAGTAGTTTCTTGAAATTATAAATCTAAATTTCTTCTACGTCCACTAAATGTGAAACTGTATTAACCATACCTTTGATGGCTTCGTTGTTAGGTTTAACAACAGTTGAATTAGTTTTTTTCAAACCTAATGCTTTTACAGTATCACGTTGGTTTTGAGGACGTCCAATGACACTACGTCTTAACGTAATTTTTAATTCACTCATTTTTAGTCCCCCTATCCGATTAATTCATTCACAGAAACGCCTCTTAATGCGGCAACTTCTTCTGCTTTCTTCAATCTATTTAATCCTTCAAGCGTTGCGCGAACAACGTTTACAGGTGTGTTTGAACCTAGTGATTTACTTGTAATATCTGAAATACCTGCTAATTCAAGTACGGCACGAACTGGTCCACCAGCTGCAACTCCAGAACCGGCAACAGCAGGTTTCATTAAGATGCGTCCACCACAGAATGATCCAATTACTTCGTGAGGAATTGTAGATCCAACCATAGGTACTTCAATTAAGTTTTTCTTAGCGTCTTCAACGGCTTTGCGGATTGCTTCTGGTACTTCTTGAGCTTTACCAGTTCCGAATCCAACATGACCATTTCTATCACCAACTACGACTAAAGCAGCAAAACGTAAACGACGTCCACCTTTAACAACTTTAGAAACGCGATTAATACCAACAACGCGGTCTTCAAGATCGAATTGTCTAGCGTCAATATTACTCATGAATGGTGTTCCTCCTTTTCCTAAAATTCTAGTCCATTTTCACGTGCTGCTTCGGCTAAAGCTGCTACACGGCCATGGTAAAGGTATCCACCACGGTCAAAGACTACTTTTTTAATACCTTTTTCTGTTGCTTTTTTAGCGATTGCTGTACCAACAGCTTTCGCATCTTCAGTTTTATTTTCTGCTGTAATATCTTTATCTACAGTAGAGGCACTTGCAAGCGTCACACCCGCTACGTCATCAATTAATTGAGCGTAGATGTTTTTGTTTGAACGAAAAACGTTTAAGCGTGGGCACTCAGCAGTACCAGAGATTTTGTTACGTACGCGCTGATGTCTCTTGCGACGCACTTTGTTTTTATCTGGTTTTGTAATCACAATTGTCACCTCTTTTTATTTTCTATTTACCTGTTTTACCTTCTTTACGTCTTACATGTTCGCCTACGTAGCGAATACCTTTACCTTTATATGGCTCAGGAGGACGTACTCCACGGATATTAGCCGCTAATTCTCCAACAACTTCTTTGTTAGATCCTTTAACGATAATTGACGTGTTAGAAGGAACTTCGATTGTTACACCTTCTGGAGCGTCAAAATCAACTGGATGTGAATATCCTACGTTCAATACAAGTTTTTGACCTTGTAATTGTGCACGGTATCCAACCCCGATTAATTCTAATGCTTTTTCAAAACCTTCACTAACACCAACAACCATGTTGTTTAGGTTAGCACGCATTGTTCCATGCATAGTTTTGTTTTCTTTGCTATCGTTCGGACGGCTTAATGTTACAACGCCTTCTTCGATATTTAAAGTAATACTAGGTGCAAACTCACGAGTTAACTCACCTTTAGGTCCTTTTACAGTTACTGTTGTTCCATTTTGTGTTACTGTAACACCTGCTGGAATAACAACTGGTTTATTTCCAATACGACTCACTCAAGACACCTCCTTAATTCTTTTGATTTTTACCAAACGTATGCTAATACTTCTCCGCCAATGTTACGCTCTCTAGCTTCTTTATCAGTTAAGATTCCTTCTGAAGTTGAGATAATTGCTATACCTAAACCATTTAGTACTTTTGGTACATCATCTGATTTAACATAGACACGTAAACCTGGTTTTGAGATACGTTTTAAGTTAGTAATAACGCGTTCTTCGTTTTTACCATATTTTAAGAAAACACGGATGATGCCTTGTTTGTCATCTTCAATGTGTTCTACTTCACGCACAAAACCTTCACGTTGTAAGATTTTTGCGATTTCAAGTTTGATTTTTGATGCAGGTAATTCTAATGATTCGTGTTTCACGATGTTCGCGTTACGAATACGAGTTAAGAAATCTGCAATTGGATCTGTCATCACCATTGAATCATTTACCTCCTTTTACGGTTTACTATTTTTACCAGCTTGCTTTCTTCACGCCGGGAATTTGTCCTTTATAGGCAAGTTCACGGAAGCAAATACGGCAAAGTTTAAATTTACGATAAACTGAATGTGGACGTCCACAACGTTCGCAACGAGTGTATTCTTGTACCGCAAATTTTGCAGGACGTTTGTTTTTAGCAATCATTGATTTTTTAGCCACGTAGTTCGCCTCCTTTAATTATTTTTGGAATGGCATTCCAAGTTGAGCTAATAACTCACGAGATTCTTCGTCAGTGTTAGCTGTTGTAACGACAACAATATCCATGCCTCGAACTTTATCAACTAAATCAAAGTCAACTTCTGGGAAAATTAATTGTTCTTTAATACCTAAAGTATAATTTCCACGTCCATCGAAAGATTTTTTGCTGATTCCGTGGAAGTCACGGACACGAGGTAAAGAAACTGTTACTAATTTATCTAAAAATTCGTACATTCTTTCACCACGTAAAGTTACTTTACAGCCGATTGGCATACCTTCACGCAAACGGAAACCAGCGATTGATTTCTTCGCTTTCGTAATGATTGGTTTTTGTCCAGAGATTAAAGCTAATTCTTCAACAGCTTTATCTAAGTTTTTACTATTTGAAACTGCATCACCCACACCCATGTTAATAACGATTTTATCAACTTTTGGTGTTTGCATTACAGAAGAATAGTTAAATTTTTCCATCAATGATGGAGTTACTTCATTAAGATATTTTTCTTTTAGGCGGTTCATCTAATTAGGTCCTCCTTCCACTATTACTTATTTATCTAAAACTTCACCAGTTTTTTTAGAAACACGGACTTTTTTGCCGTCAACGACTTTGTATCCAACGCGTGTTGGTTCTCCATTAGATGGATCAACCACCATTACATTAGAAACATGAATAGACGCTTCCGTTTCGATAATTCCTCCCTGAGGAGCAGCTGCGCTAGGTTTTTGGTGTTTTTTCATCATGTTGACACCTTCAACGATAACACGGTCTTTTTTAGGAAATGCTTGAAGCACAATTCCTTCTTTGTTTTTATCTTTACCTGTGATAACTTTTACTTTATCGCCTGTTTTAACGAACATCTTGTTTCGCACCTCCTTTAAACATGAGTATGTATTATAACACTTCTGGTGCTAGTGAGACTATCTTCATGAAGTTGTTATCGCGTAATTCACGAGCAACTGGTCCAAAGATACGTGTTCCACGTGGACTCTTATCGTCACGAATAATCACACATGCATTTTCATCAAATTTAATATATGAACCATCAGCACGACGAGCGCCTGATTTAGTACGTACAATAACAGCTTTTACTACTTCGCCTTTTTTGACAACTCCACCTGGTGTTGCGTTTTTAACCGTACAAACAACGATATCACCGATGTTAGCAGTTTTACGACCCGAACCACCAAGTACTTTGATAGTTAACACTTCACGAGCGCCTGAGTTATCGGCAACTTTCATACGAGATTCTTGTTGGATCACTTCAGTATCCTCCTTTCAAACTTTCAGCTTTATCTTTAGGAAAATTCGAATTAAATAATTACTGCTTCTTCAACAACTTCTAATAAGCGGAAGCGTTTTGTCGCAGATAATGGACGAGTTTCCATAATTTTAACGATGTCTCCCATTTTCGCAACGTTGTTTTCATCATGAGCTTTATATTTTTTAGAATATTTAACTCGTTTACCATAAATTTTATGAGTTTTTTTCGTTTCTACAACAACTGTGATAGTTTTATCCATTTTGTCTGAAACCACACGTCCTGTGTAGACTTTACGTTCATTTCTCTCTTGAGTCATCTATAAATGGCCTCCTTCCACTATTACTTAGCAGCTTCTTGTTCACGCAAAACTGTTTTAATGCGTGCAATCGATTTACGAACTTCAGAAACTCGCGCTGTATTTTCTAATTGACCTGTTGCTAATTGGAAACGTAGATTGAATAATTCTTCTCTAAATTCTTTTTCTTTAGCGATCATTTCGGTAGTGGTTAACTCTCTGATATCTTTAACCTTCATTCGATTCACCACCCATTTCTTCACGTTTTACAATTTTAGTTCTAATAGGTAATTTGTGTGATGCTAATCGTAAAGCTTCACGAGCAACTTCTTCTGGTACGCCAGCGATTTCAAACATGATTTTTCCACGTTTAACTGGTGACACCCATCCTTCAGGAGCCCCTTTACCAGAACCCATACGAACACCAATTGCTTTTGATGTATATGATTTGTGAGGGAAAATTTTAATCCATACTTTCCCACCACGTTTCATGTAACGAGTCATAGCAATACGGGCAGCTTCGATTTGACGGTTTGTAATCCAGTGTGAATCAACAGCTTGTAAGCCGTATTCACCAAAAGTTACTTCCTTACCACCTTTAGCTTCACCACGCATTTTACCTCTAAATTCACGACGGTGTTTTACACGTTTAGGTACTAACATGATTATTTCCCTCCTTTCTCAGTGTTTTTCTTAGTTGGAAGAATTTCTCCACGACAAATCCACACTTTAACTCCTAGTTTTCCGTATGTAGTATCGGCTTCTTCCCAAGCATAATCGATGTCTGCGCGGATAGTATGTAATGGAACTGTTCCTTCAGAGTAACCTTCAGAACGAGCCATATCGGCACCATTCAAACGTCCAGAAACCAAAGTTTTAATTCCTTGAGCGCCTGATCTCATTGTACGTTGGATTGCTTGTTTTTGTGCACGACGGAAAGCAACACGGTTTTCTAATTGACGTGCAATTCCCTCTGCAACTAATTTAGCATCTAAATCTGGTTTTTTGATTTCCACGATGTTGATGTGTACTTTCTTACCAGTTAATTTGTTTAACTCTTTACGTAGAGCTTCAACTTCAGAACCACCTTTACCAATAACCATACCTGGTTTAGCAGTATGGATAGACACGTTCACGCGGTTTGCAGCGCGTTCGATATCCACGGTAGAAACAGAAGCATCAGCTAATCTAGTAGCGATAAACTTACGAATGTTTAAATCTTCATGTAAGTAATCAGCATATTCTTTTTCAGCATACCATTTAGCGGTCCAGTCACGGATAACGCCGATACGCATTCCAATTGGATTTACTTTTTGACCCACTGATTAATCCCTCCTTATTTTTCTGATACTACTACTGTAATGTGACTTGTGCGTTTGTTGATTGGTGAAGCAGATCCTTTAGCACGTGGACGGAAGCGTTTCATAGTTGGTCCTTCGTTCACAAATACTTCTGATACTACTAAATTTTCAACATCTAAGTCAAAGTTATTTTCTGCATTTGCAATTGCTGACATAAGCACTTTTTCAACAATACCTGCTGCTTTGTTAGGTGAGAATTTCAAAGTTGAAATAGCCTCTCCTACGTGTTTACCTCTGATTAGGTCAACAACAAGTCTTGTTTTACGAGGTGAAGTGCGAACTGTTTTAGCAGTTGCCTTAGCTGAAGTAATTCTTTCTGACATGTTCGGTTCCTCCCCTCAATTAGCGTTTAGTTTTCTTATCGTCATTGCCATGCCCACGGTAAGTTCTTGTTGGTGCGAATTCACCTAATTTATGGCCTACCATATCTTCTTGAATATAAACTGGAACGTGTTTTCTTCCATCATATACTGCGATAGTGTACCCAATAAAGTTAGGGAAAATAGTCGAACGGCGTGACCATGTTTTAATAACTTTTTTCTTTGTTTCGCCTTTTTGTGCTTCCACTTTTTTCATCAAGTGGTCGTCGACAAAAGGTCCTTTTTTTAAGCTGCGGCCCATCGTGATCCTCCTCTCGAATCTTCATAATGATTTCTAAATAACAAATTATTTAGATTTACGACGACGTACGATAAATTTATCTGATTTAGCTTTTTTACTACGAGTTTTGTATCCAAGTGTTGGTTTGCC containing:
- the infA gene encoding translation initiation factor IF-1; translated protein: MAKEEMIEIEGTVVETLPNAMFKVELENGHVILAHVSGKIRMHYIRILPGDKVTVELSPYDLTRGRITYRFK
- a CDS encoding adenylate kinase; this encodes MNLILMGLPGAGKGTQAERIIDTYGIPHISTGDMFRDAMKNETPLGVKAKAFIDNGELVPDEVTNGIVRDRLAQADTEKGFLLDGFPRTLAQAEELDKILDGLGKKIDDVLNIHVEEEVLIERLAGRFICRTCGATYHKVYNPPKVDGTCDRCGGHDFYQREDDKPETVKNRLAVNIKNTKPILDYYENQGVLHAIDGNRDIQDVFVDIKQLIDSNN
- the secY gene encoding preprotein translocase subunit SecY → MFKLLKDSFKVKNIRNKIFFTLFILFAFRVGAHITVPGVDAKAVLELNNLALVAMFNTVSGNAMENFSIFAMGVSPYITASIIIQLLQMDIVPKFVEWSKQGEVGRRKLNQWTRYLTLVLGFFQSIAITAGFNYFTGAGLVKSPTVGTYVTIGVILTAGTMFVTWMGEQISEYGIGNGVSMIIFAGIIARFPSNVREIYEALFVNVESGHLAQSIALFVALVIAVLVVVTLVTYVQQAERKIPIQYTKRVAGAPQSSYLPLKVNAAGVIPVIFASSLIATPQAFLTPLERSYSGEGWYEVLTQIFNYTTIPGGIVYTILIIAFTFFYAFVQVNPEKVAENLQKQGSYIPSVRPGKETETFISKLLMKLSTVGSIFLGLVAILPIIAGNLWDLPPSIGLGGTSLLIVISVALDTNKQLEGLLLKRQYTGFIRE
- the rplO gene encoding 50S ribosomal protein L15 — protein: MKLHELHPAEGSRHVRNRVGRGSSSGNGKTSGRGQKGQKSRSGGKVRLGFEGGQTPLFRRLPKRGFTNINRKDYAVVNIDVLNRFEDGAEVTPTTLIEAGIVKDAKAGIKVLGNGELSKKLSVKAAKFSKSAQSAIEAAGGSIEVI
- the rpmD gene encoding 50S ribosomal protein L30, which translates into the protein MSELKITLRRSVIGRPQNQRDTVKALGLKKTNSTVVKPNNEAIKGMVNTVSHLVDVEEI
- the rpsE gene encoding 30S ribosomal protein S5; the encoded protein is MSNIDARQFDLEDRVVGINRVSKVVKGGRRLRFAALVVVGDRNGHVGFGTGKAQEVPEAIRKAVEDAKKNLIEVPMVGSTIPHEVIGSFCGGRILMKPAVAGSGVAAGGPVRAVLELAGISDITSKSLGSNTPVNVVRATLEGLNRLKKAEEVAALRGVSVNELIG
- the rplR gene encoding 50S ribosomal protein L18 — translated: MITKPDKNKVRRKRHQRVRNKISGTAECPRLNVFRSNKNIYAQLIDDVAGVTLASASTVDKDITAENKTEDAKAVGTAIAKKATEKGIKKVVFDRGGYLYHGRVAALAEAARENGLEF
- the rplF gene encoding 50S ribosomal protein L6; translation: MSRIGNKPVVIPAGVTVTQNGTTVTVKGPKGELTREFAPSITLNIEEGVVTLSRPNDSKENKTMHGTMRANLNNMVVGVSEGFEKALELIGVGYRAQLQGQKLVLNVGYSHPVDFDAPEGVTIEVPSNTSIIVKGSNKEVVGELAANIRGVRPPEPYKGKGIRYVGEHVRRKEGKTGK
- the rpsH gene encoding 30S ribosomal protein S8, with product MVMTDPIADFLTRIRNANIVKHESLELPASKIKLEIAKILQREGFVREVEHIEDDKQGIIRVFLKYGKNEERVITNLKRISKPGLRVYVKSDDVPKVLNGLGIAIISTSEGILTDKEARERNIGGEVLAYVW
- a CDS encoding type Z 30S ribosomal protein S14 — protein: MAKKSMIAKNKRPAKFAVQEYTRCERCGRPHSVYRKFKLCRICFRELAYKGQIPGVKKASW
- the rplE gene encoding 50S ribosomal protein L5, with product MNRLKEKYLNEVTPSLMEKFNYSSVMQTPKVDKIVINMGVGDAVSNSKNLDKAVEELALISGQKPIITKAKKSIAGFRLREGMPIGCKVTLRGERMYEFLDKLVTVSLPRVRDFHGISKKSFDGRGNYTLGIKEQLIFPEVDFDLVDKVRGMDIVVVTTANTDEESRELLAQLGMPFQK
- the rplX gene encoding 50S ribosomal protein L24, producing MFVKTGDKVKVITGKDKNKEGIVLQAFPKKDRVIVEGVNMMKKHQKPSAAAPQGGIIETEASIHVSNVMVVDPSNGEPTRVGYKVVDGKKVRVSKKTGEVLDK
- the rplN gene encoding 50S ribosomal protein L14, producing the protein MIQQESRMKVADNSGAREVLTIKVLGGSGRKTANIGDIVVCTVKNATPGGVVKKGEVVKAVIVRTKSGARRADGSYIKFDENACVIIRDDKSPRGTRIFGPVARELRDNNFMKIVSLAPEVL
- the rpsQ gene encoding 30S ribosomal protein S17 codes for the protein MTQERNERKVYTGRVVSDKMDKTITVVVETKKTHKIYGKRVKYSKKYKAHDENNVAKMGDIVKIMETRPLSATKRFRLLEVVEEAVII
- the rpmC gene encoding 50S ribosomal protein L29, coding for MKVKDIRELTTTEMIAKEKEFREELFNLRFQLATGQLENTARVSEVRKSIARIKTVLREQEAAK
- the rplP gene encoding 50S ribosomal protein L16, yielding MLVPKRVKHRREFRGKMRGEAKGGKEVTFGEYGLQAVDSHWITNRQIEAARIAMTRYMKRGGKVWIKIFPHKSYTSKAIGVRMGSGKGAPEGWVSPVKRGKIMFEIAGVPEEVAREALRLASHKLPIRTKIVKREEMGGESNEG
- the rpsC gene encoding 30S ribosomal protein S3 — translated: MGQKVNPIGMRIGVIRDWTAKWYAEKEYADYLHEDLNIRKFIATRLADASVSTVDIERAANRVNVSIHTAKPGMVIGKGGSEVEALRKELNKLTGKKVHINIVEIKKPDLDAKLVAEGIARQLENRVAFRRAQKQAIQRTMRSGAQGIKTLVSGRLNGADMARSEGYSEGTVPLHTIRADIDYAWEEADTTYGKLGVKVWICRGEILPTKKNTEKGGK
- the rplV gene encoding 50S ribosomal protein L22; translation: MSERITSAKATAKTVRTSPRKTRLVVDLIRGKHVGEAISTLKFSPNKAAGIVEKVLMSAIANAENNFDLDVENLVVSEVFVNEGPTMKRFRPRAKGSASPINKRTSHITVVVSEK
- the rpsS gene encoding 30S ribosomal protein S19 is translated as MGRSLKKGPFVDDHLMKKVEAQKGETKKKVIKTWSRRSTIFPNFIGYTIAVYDGRKHVPVYIQEDMVGHKLGEFAPTRTYRGHGNDDKKTKR